A stretch of DNA from Deltaproteobacteria bacterium:
TCGTCGGGGAGGTTCGCGCCTGGGAGTTCGGCTCCCCTCCCTGCGGCTGGGTCTTCGCCCTGGGCGTATCCCCCGAAGCCCGCGGGGCGGGGATCGCCAAGCGGATGTTCGAGGAGATCTGCCGGCGGCTTTCGCAGGCGAACGTCTCCACCGTCCGGACCATGGTGGACCGCAGCAACAAGATCACATTGTCGTTTTTCCGCAGCCAGGGGCTTCGC
This window harbors:
- a CDS encoding GNAT family N-acetyltransferase, with translation MTDTISIRNAVPSDIDVIIAIDEVGPAEEKPAYWRGIFDHYVRGGKKDRVFLVAEAAGSVVGFIVGEVRAWEFGSPPCGWVFALGVSPEARGAGIAKRMFEEICRRLSQANVSTVRTMVDRSNKITLSFFRSQGLR